Genomic DNA from Bacterioplanes sanyensis:
TCAATACCAGGCGCATCAGCTGCAATGGCACCCATTCGATTTGGTCGGTTGGGACGGCTATCTCTACCCTTGGGCATTTAATATCAAGGATTTTCAACCCATCGTCGGCAAAATCCACTTGCCGCCGAGTATTCACCAAGTCTTTGGTGGCCAAGGTTTTGTGCTCTGTAACTTTGTGCCTCGTCTGTACGACTTCCATCCAGAGGCCATACCGGCACCGTATTATCACTCGAATATTGATAGCGACGAGGTGCTGTATTACGTCGATGGCGACTTTATGAGTCGCACAGGTATTGATGCCGGGTATGTCACCTTGCACCAGGGTGGCGTACCGCACGGGCCACAGCCGGGTAAGACAGAAGCATCTATCGGTGCCAAGGAAACGCAAGAATATGCCGTAATGGTGGATACCTTTGCGCCATTGCAACTGACTGAACACGTTAAAAACACCATGGCGAGTGACTATCACCAGTCATGGCTCGAATCTGAATAAAAACTGAAGCTAAAAAATAACAAAGATAGCAAGCGAGGTAGCACCATGAATACTCAGTTCACACCAGAGCATCAAGCAGACGATACGCAGAGCAACCCGCTGGGCCTGCGTGGCATTGAATTCACCGAATTCGCCACGCCAGACAGTGATTTTATGGAAAAAGTGTTTTTGGATTTCGGTTTTTCCAAGCTTAAATCCTTCAAAGGTAAGGATATCCTGTACTTCAACCAAAACGATATTCACTTTTTGATGAATAACGAGCGCAAGGGCTTTTCTAAGAGCTTTGCTGAGCGTCATGGTCCGGCCATCTGCTCGATGGGCTGGCGCGTTGATGATGCCCAGTATGCCTATGAACAGGCAGTCAAGCGTGGTGCAAAGCCTGCCAGTGATGTCGATAAAGATCTGCCTTACCCTGCCATTTACGGTATTGGCGATAGCCTTATCTATTTTATCGACCTGTTTGGTGACAAAGGCTCCATTTATGATGCTGATTTTGACGACCTAGAGCAGCCGGTTCGGGTGCCTGAAAAAGGCTTTATGAATGTCGATCATCTGACCAACAACGTTTATAAAGGAACCATGGAAACCTGGGCTAACTTCTACAAAGATATCTTTGGTTTTACTGATGTTCGCTACTTTGATATTCGCGGCAAAAAAACCGCATTGATTTCCAATGCACTGAAATCGCCGGATGGCAGTTTCTGCATTCCGATTAACGAAGGCAAGGACGACAAAAACAACCAGATCGATGAATACCTGGATGAATACCATGGCCCTGGCGTTCAGCATCTGGCATTTGCCTCTAGAGACTTGCTGTCATCTTTGGATGCCATGGAAGGAACCAGTATCCAGACGCTGGATATCAATGACGATTATTACGACCAAGTGTTCGACCGTGTGCCGAATGTGACTGAAGACCCAGCGCGCATCCAGAAACATCAGGTGTTGGTGGATGGTGATGAAAAAGGCTATCTGCTGCAGATTTTCACCAAAAACCTGTTTGGCCCGATCTTTATCGAGTTGATTCAGCGCAAAGAGCATCACGGCTTTGGCGAAGGCAACTTCCAGGCATTGTTTGAATCCATTGAGCGGGATCAGCAAGCCCGCGGTGTTATTTGAGGAGGCTGCAATGAAACTTGCCAGTCTTAAACAAGGGCGCGACGGTCGATTGATCGTTGTGTCCCGTGATCTTAAATCGGCGGTTGAAGTGCCACATATTGCTGGCACTTTGCAGCAAGCATTGGACCTGTGGGCAGAAACGGAGCCCAAGCTGCAAGATGTCTATCAACAGCTGAACCAACAATCTTCTGACTTAGCGGGTGTATTTGAATTTCGCCCGCAGGACTGCGCCTCGCCGCTGCCGCGCGCCTATCAATGGGCCGATGGCAGTGCATACGTCAATCACGTAGAGCTGGTGCGCAAGGCTCGCAACAGTGAGGTGCCTGATAGTTTCTGGACTGACCCGCTGATGTATCAAGGTGGATCAGACAGCTTTATTGGCCCTTGTGATGACATTGCCCTGGGCTCCGAAGAGTGGGGCATCGATTTCGAGGCAGAAATCGCCGTTGTTACCGATGATGTGCCGATGGGCGTGCCTGAAGATCAAGCAGCAAAGCATATTCAATTATTGATGCTGGTGAATGATGTTTCTCTGCGAGGCCTGATTCCTGCGGAATTGGCTAAAGGCTTTGGCTTCTTTCAGTCAAAACCGTCGAGCAGTTTTTCTCCGGTTGCCGTTACGCCCGACGAATTAGGCCCTGCTTGGGAAAACAGCAAAGTGCACTTGCCGCTCAATGTTGACTATAACCGTCAACCTTTTGGTCGCGCCAATGCCGGTCAAGATATGACTTTCAACTTTGCTCGTCTGGTATCTCATGCGGCGCACACGCGTCCGTTATCTGCCGGCACCATTATTGGCTCAGGAACCGTCTCCAATAAGCAAAATACGGAACATGGATCGGCCATTAGTGATGGCGGCGTAGGCTACTCCTGTATCGCCGAAGTGCGAATGATAGAAACCATCAATACCGGTGCTGCAAAAACCAGCTTTATGCACTTTGGCGATCAGGTGCATATTGAAATGCTGGACAGCGATGGCCAGTCCATTTTTGGTGCCATTGATCAGACGGTCGTTGAGTACAAAGGCCATCAGTCATGATGACGCTGTATGACTACTGGCGCTCATCTGCAGCCTATCGGGTGCGGATAGCGCTCAATTTAAAAGGCATTGCTTACGAAAGGGTGCCGGTGGATCTGCGATTAGGTGAGCAAGGAAAACAAGCTCACCTCAGTCGCCAACCTCAAGGGCTGGTTCCTGCATTGCAAATTAGTGACGATGAGTGTTTGACTCAGTCCCTTGCGATTCTGGAGTGGTTGGAGGAGGAGCATCCTGACCCGGCCTTGTTGCCAAAAGATGCGACCATGCGCGCCAGAACTCGAAGCCTGATGAATCAGATAGCGGCAGATATTCATCCTTTAAATAATTTGAGGGTGTTGAAATATCTGGTGAATGACCTGGGGCTATCTGAGGAGAAAAAAACTCAGTGGTATCATCACTGGATTGGCGTTGGCTTTTCGGCCCTAGAAAAGCAGTTGGGCGATGGCCCTTACTGTATGGAGGATAAGCTGACTTATGCCGATGTTTGCCTGATCCCCCAAGTCTATAACGCCTATCGCTTTGAGGCTCCCATGGCAGCATTTCCAAAAATCCGCGCCGTCTACGAGCATTGCTTAACACTGTCAGCATTTTCTGAAGCGGCTCCGGAGGAGTAGGTGGGCTGCTTTTTAGTATTTCTGAGATATTTATTCCGCCTCCTTGTAAGGCCTATGAGGTGGCGGGCTTTACTTTTTCCGCTTCTGTTTTAATTTTTATGGGTGAAGCTCTCTAGAGGTGTCTGGTTAGCTCAAGAATTTTTGAACAGAAGGATGGCCGAGGTTTTCTGAGTTATTGTCCTGTTAGTCCGGTAAAACTTCACTTTGGATGTGCCGTTAGCTGGATATATATTGGCTTTAATTCCGCCTCTTGAGCAAATTTTGGTTTGTATATGGTGTTAGCTCTAACGGTATTGTCTTTATTTCTAGTAGTGATTGTGCTCAGTGAT
This window encodes:
- the hppD gene encoding 4-hydroxyphenylpyruvate dioxygenase translates to MNTQFTPEHQADDTQSNPLGLRGIEFTEFATPDSDFMEKVFLDFGFSKLKSFKGKDILYFNQNDIHFLMNNERKGFSKSFAERHGPAICSMGWRVDDAQYAYEQAVKRGAKPASDVDKDLPYPAIYGIGDSLIYFIDLFGDKGSIYDADFDDLEQPVRVPEKGFMNVDHLTNNVYKGTMETWANFYKDIFGFTDVRYFDIRGKKTALISNALKSPDGSFCIPINEGKDDKNNQIDEYLDEYHGPGVQHLAFASRDLLSSLDAMEGTSIQTLDINDDYYDQVFDRVPNVTEDPARIQKHQVLVDGDEKGYLLQIFTKNLFGPIFIELIQRKEHHGFGEGNFQALFESIERDQQARGVI
- a CDS encoding fumarylacetoacetate hydrolase family protein translates to MKLASLKQGRDGRLIVVSRDLKSAVEVPHIAGTLQQALDLWAETEPKLQDVYQQLNQQSSDLAGVFEFRPQDCASPLPRAYQWADGSAYVNHVELVRKARNSEVPDSFWTDPLMYQGGSDSFIGPCDDIALGSEEWGIDFEAEIAVVTDDVPMGVPEDQAAKHIQLLMLVNDVSLRGLIPAELAKGFGFFQSKPSSSFSPVAVTPDELGPAWENSKVHLPLNVDYNRQPFGRANAGQDMTFNFARLVSHAAHTRPLSAGTIIGSGTVSNKQNTEHGSAISDGGVGYSCIAEVRMIETINTGAAKTSFMHFGDQVHIEMLDSDGQSIFGAIDQTVVEYKGHQS
- the maiA gene encoding maleylacetoacetate isomerase, translated to MMTLYDYWRSSAAYRVRIALNLKGIAYERVPVDLRLGEQGKQAHLSRQPQGLVPALQISDDECLTQSLAILEWLEEEHPDPALLPKDATMRARTRSLMNQIAADIHPLNNLRVLKYLVNDLGLSEEKKTQWYHHWIGVGFSALEKQLGDGPYCMEDKLTYADVCLIPQVYNAYRFEAPMAAFPKIRAVYEHCLTLSAFSEAAPEE